One window from the genome of Synechococcus sp. PROS-7-1 encodes:
- a CDS encoding transaldolase — MASLLEQLSAMTVVVADTGDLEAIRKFTPRDATTNPSLILAAAQIPAYQNLIDESLRSSRRLIGDNAPVEQVVREALDEISVIFGKEILKIVPRRVSTEVDARLSFDTDATIEKGRKLIRLYNDAGISNDRVLIKIASTWEGIKAAEVLEQEGIHCNLTLLFGFGQAVACAEAGVTLISPFVGRILDWYKADTGRDSYPGPEDPGVLSVTRIFNYFKTYGYKTEVMGASFRNIDEITELAGCDLLTISPKLLDQLRESQATLSRKLDGENPSSSEAQIHVDREQFDAMMKTDRMASDKLAEGIKGFSKAIETLESMLAHRLAELEGGQAFGHAVQEIFLLNDMNGDGCITRDEWLGSDAVFDALDLDHDGRLTPEDVRRGFGAALSLTTA; from the coding sequence ATGGCCAGTCTGCTCGAGCAGCTCTCTGCGATGACCGTTGTGGTCGCAGACACAGGGGATCTAGAGGCAATCCGCAAGTTCACGCCGAGGGATGCCACGACTAACCCTTCCTTGATCCTGGCGGCAGCCCAGATTCCCGCGTATCAGAATCTGATCGATGAATCTCTGCGCTCCTCTCGGCGACTGATTGGCGACAACGCACCGGTGGAACAGGTTGTGCGAGAAGCGCTGGATGAAATCAGCGTGATCTTCGGCAAAGAAATTCTCAAGATCGTTCCCCGGCGTGTCTCCACCGAGGTCGATGCCCGTCTCAGCTTTGACACCGACGCCACGATCGAAAAAGGTCGCAAGCTGATTCGCCTTTACAACGATGCGGGCATCAGCAATGACCGTGTGCTGATCAAGATTGCCTCCACTTGGGAAGGTATCAAAGCTGCCGAAGTTCTCGAGCAAGAGGGGATTCACTGCAATCTCACGCTTCTGTTCGGTTTCGGTCAGGCCGTTGCTTGTGCCGAGGCTGGTGTGACCCTGATTTCACCTTTCGTCGGTCGCATCCTTGACTGGTATAAAGCGGACACCGGTCGCGATTCCTACCCCGGCCCTGAGGATCCCGGCGTGCTGTCTGTGACCCGGATCTTCAATTACTTCAAAACCTACGGCTACAAAACCGAGGTGATGGGGGCCAGCTTCCGAAACATCGACGAAATCACAGAGCTCGCTGGCTGCGATCTGTTGACGATTTCACCCAAACTGCTCGATCAGCTGCGTGAGAGCCAGGCCACTCTCTCCCGCAAGCTCGACGGTGAGAATCCCTCCAGTAGCGAGGCTCAGATCCATGTGGATCGTGAGCAGTTCGACGCCATGATGAAGACTGACCGTATGGCCTCCGACAAACTCGCTGAGGGCATCAAGGGATTCAGCAAAGCGATCGAAACGCTCGAGAGCATGCTGGCCCACCGATTGGCTGAACTTGAGGGTGGTCAGGCTTTTGGCCACGCCGTTCAGGAAATCTTTCTGCTCAATGACATGAACGGTGATGGCTGCATCACCCGTGATGAGTGGCTTGGTAGCGATGCAGTGTTCGACGCATTGGATCTCGACCACGATGGTCGTCTCACCCCTGAAGATGTGCGCCGGGGATTTGGTGCTGCCCTGTCGCTCACAACAGCCTGA
- a CDS encoding Crp/Fnr family transcriptional regulator, with protein sequence MNALDTMRALAQKSEVHTFNTGDIIFKADDPGSSMFGVLEGSVRLSWRNDHGHEGYELIQAGNVFGAGALVMDGHRRLGTAQAEGPCRLIEMNREKFLFAVQEAPMFAIELLASVDSRLRDLKITSVS encoded by the coding sequence GTGAACGCTCTCGACACCATGCGTGCCCTCGCTCAGAAGAGCGAGGTGCACACGTTCAATACCGGAGACATTATTTTCAAAGCTGACGATCCCGGATCTTCGATGTTTGGGGTCCTCGAAGGATCAGTGCGCCTGTCTTGGCGGAACGACCACGGTCACGAGGGATACGAGCTCATTCAAGCCGGCAACGTGTTTGGAGCTGGAGCTCTGGTGATGGATGGGCACCGTCGCCTCGGGACTGCCCAGGCGGAAGGCCCCTGCCGTCTCATTGAGATGAACAGGGAGAAGTTCCTGTTTGCCGTTCAAGAAGCGCCGATGTTCGCCATCGAGCTGCTGGCTTCTGTGGATTCCCGTCTTCGCGATCTGAAAATTACGTCTGTCAGCTGA
- a CDS encoding deoxyribodipyrimidine photo-lyase, with translation MTLQLVWFKRDLRLVDHQPLARALARGPVLPLYILEPELWSQPDCSARQWAFCRESLQDLQEACASLGQPLIIRSGDAVDVLERAWRQLGVSALWSHEETGNAWTYARDRRVASWARERGIPWHELPQFGVVRRLGTRRGWARRWEARMGEAMTPAPTGLTPLPGIAPGDLPTSEALALRSDPCPYRQLGGRRLALQELDDFLAHRVQRYCRSISSPNLAFNGCSRLSAYITWGCLSMREVLQRSRELQGRGVSSFSSRLHWHCHFIQKLEDQPPIEWEDFHPFMRGIRSLDHERFAAWAEGQTGVPFVDACMRALRAHGWINFRMRAMLMSFASYNLWLPWRETGLHLARQFVDYEPGIHWSQCQMQSGSTSINTIRIYNPIKQGLDHDPDGTFIRRWCPELEDVPAVHLHEPWSLGGARPMPIVDCALSAREAKERIFEIRRSAGFDRHADAIQQRHGSRRSGLPATRRRRSRQQTTDPGVEQLALDL, from the coding sequence ATGACCCTTCAGTTGGTCTGGTTCAAACGTGATCTCAGACTGGTGGATCATCAGCCCCTGGCCAGAGCTCTGGCCAGGGGCCCTGTTTTGCCTCTCTACATCCTTGAACCTGAACTCTGGTCTCAACCGGATTGTTCAGCCAGGCAATGGGCGTTCTGCCGAGAATCCCTTCAGGATCTCCAGGAGGCCTGTGCCTCTCTTGGCCAGCCGCTGATCATCCGGAGCGGCGATGCCGTGGATGTGCTGGAACGCGCCTGGCGTCAACTCGGCGTATCGGCACTTTGGAGCCATGAGGAAACAGGCAATGCCTGGACCTATGCCCGTGACCGTCGGGTGGCTTCATGGGCGAGGGAACGGGGCATCCCTTGGCATGAACTGCCCCAATTCGGAGTGGTTCGTCGGTTGGGCACGCGCAGGGGGTGGGCCCGCCGCTGGGAAGCGCGGATGGGGGAGGCCATGACCCCGGCACCCACAGGCTTGACGCCCCTGCCGGGCATCGCTCCCGGTGATCTGCCAACCAGCGAAGCGCTGGCTCTGCGCTCTGATCCTTGCCCATACCGGCAGCTTGGCGGCAGGCGGTTGGCCCTTCAGGAGCTTGATGATTTCCTTGCGCACCGGGTGCAGCGCTACTGCCGTTCCATCTCCAGTCCGAATCTGGCTTTCAACGGCTGCTCAAGGCTTTCCGCTTACATCACCTGGGGCTGCCTCTCCATGCGTGAGGTGCTGCAACGCAGTCGTGAACTTCAAGGCCGTGGGGTGAGCAGCTTCAGCTCGAGGCTGCACTGGCATTGCCACTTCATCCAGAAACTGGAAGATCAACCGCCGATCGAATGGGAGGACTTTCACCCCTTCATGCGCGGCATCCGCTCTCTGGATCACGAGCGCTTTGCGGCCTGGGCCGAGGGTCAAACAGGCGTTCCCTTCGTGGATGCTTGCATGCGGGCTCTGCGAGCCCATGGCTGGATCAACTTCCGCATGCGGGCCATGTTGATGTCGTTCGCCAGCTACAACCTCTGGCTTCCCTGGCGTGAGACAGGTCTGCATCTGGCCAGACAGTTTGTGGATTACGAGCCGGGCATTCATTGGAGTCAGTGCCAGATGCAGTCGGGCAGCACCTCCATCAACACAATCCGCATCTACAACCCGATCAAGCAGGGGCTTGATCACGACCCTGATGGGACCTTTATCCGCCGCTGGTGTCCGGAACTCGAGGATGTTCCTGCTGTGCATTTGCATGAGCCCTGGTCTCTCGGCGGTGCCAGGCCGATGCCAATTGTTGATTGCGCTCTTTCAGCGCGTGAAGCCAAAGAGAGAATTTTCGAGATTCGTCGTTCCGCAGGATTTGATCGCCATGCGGATGCCATCCAGCAGCGCCATGGCTCCCGACGTTCAGGTCTGCCCGCAACCCGGCGGAGACGATCGAGGCAGCAGACCACTGACCCTGGTGTTGAACAACTGGCGCTGGATCTTTAG
- a CDS encoding NAD(P)/FAD-dependent oxidoreductase gives MSVYDVAVIGAGAAGSAAAFHLAKAGHRVSVLEAVDGPRVKPCGGGMASSVQQWFPFDLSPAVDDVIRQVDFSWCLDDPVVAELPGEAPFWIVRRERLDGLLLEKAQEVGATLHCPFLVQTIGREDGQWMIRSDCGITLKSKAVVIADGSASPWSAQFGLGPRDLHLASTLSVRLEGLGTLNPGVARFEFGLVHHGFAWAFPLNGGINVGVGTFIGRNPMDADTILNALLPDLGFPADSGLRQQAALRVWNGHSPLHGNGMVAVGDAASLCDPFLAEGLRPALLSGCEAATCLDRWLNNEVTTLEDYSTVMRRRWGDSMAWGRRIAQVFYRFPGVGYQLGIKRPTAPRRIAQILSGEMGYGDIAQRVIRRLLLQRG, from the coding sequence GTGAGCGTCTACGACGTCGCCGTGATCGGAGCCGGGGCCGCCGGCTCCGCAGCAGCTTTTCATCTCGCTAAGGCCGGGCATCGCGTGTCCGTTCTGGAAGCTGTCGATGGGCCACGCGTCAAACCCTGCGGTGGCGGCATGGCGTCATCAGTTCAGCAATGGTTCCCCTTCGATCTCAGCCCAGCGGTCGACGATGTGATCCGCCAGGTGGACTTCAGCTGGTGCCTGGACGATCCGGTTGTTGCTGAGCTTCCAGGAGAGGCACCGTTCTGGATTGTGAGACGCGAACGTCTCGATGGATTGCTACTGGAGAAGGCCCAGGAAGTCGGAGCCACGCTCCACTGCCCCTTTCTGGTGCAGACGATCGGCCGTGAGGATGGTCAATGGATGATCCGCAGCGACTGCGGCATCACGTTGAAGAGCAAAGCGGTGGTGATTGCAGATGGTTCAGCGTCGCCCTGGTCGGCTCAGTTTGGGCTTGGGCCCCGAGATCTCCATCTCGCCAGCACACTCTCCGTCCGTCTGGAGGGGCTTGGAACACTCAACCCTGGTGTCGCCCGCTTCGAATTCGGTCTTGTCCACCACGGTTTCGCCTGGGCTTTCCCCCTGAATGGAGGCATCAATGTGGGAGTGGGCACATTCATCGGCCGGAATCCGATGGATGCAGACACTATTCTCAACGCCTTGCTTCCTGATCTTGGTTTCCCTGCTGATTCAGGGCTCCGCCAACAGGCGGCACTGAGAGTCTGGAATGGCCACAGTCCGCTGCACGGCAATGGGATGGTGGCTGTCGGCGATGCGGCATCACTGTGTGATCCCTTTCTGGCGGAGGGATTGCGACCGGCACTGTTGAGCGGATGTGAGGCAGCGACATGTCTCGACCGCTGGCTCAACAATGAGGTGACGACCCTTGAGGACTACTCCACGGTGATGCGTCGCCGCTGGGGCGACTCCATGGCCTGGGGTCGGCGCATTGCCCAGGTGTTCTATCGCTTCCCCGGTGTGGGGTATCAGCTGGGGATCAAGCGGCCCACTGCACCACGGCGGATTGCTCAGATTCTCTCCGGGGAGATGGGCTACGGGGACATCGCCCAACGAGTGATCCGTCGCCTTCTGCTGCAGCGGGGCTAA
- the frr gene encoding ribosome recycling factor, which produces MSQSDLESSMRKSVEATQRNFNTIRTGRANSSLLDRISVEYYGAETPLKSLATLSTPDSQTIQIQPFDISALALIEKAIAMSELGFTPNNDGKVIRINVPPLTEERRKEFCKLASKYAEEGKVALRNLRRDAIDKIKKQEKEGEFSEDQSRDQQDEIQKLTDQFIAELEKHLANKEADILKV; this is translated from the coding sequence ATGTCTCAATCCGATCTCGAATCCAGCATGCGCAAGTCGGTGGAAGCCACCCAGCGCAACTTCAACACCATCCGCACCGGAAGGGCGAACTCCTCCCTGCTGGATCGGATCAGCGTGGAGTACTACGGCGCCGAAACACCGCTGAAGTCGCTGGCCACCCTCTCCACACCGGATTCTCAGACGATTCAGATTCAGCCGTTTGACATCAGTGCTCTGGCATTGATCGAAAAAGCGATCGCCATGAGTGAACTGGGTTTCACCCCGAACAACGATGGCAAGGTGATCCGCATCAACGTTCCCCCGCTGACTGAGGAGCGTCGCAAGGAGTTCTGCAAGCTGGCCTCCAAGTACGCCGAAGAAGGCAAGGTGGCCCTGCGCAACCTGCGCCGCGACGCGATCGACAAGATCAAGAAGCAGGAAAAGGAGGGCGAGTTCTCCGAAGACCAGAGCCGTGATCAACAGGATGAGATCCAGAAGTTGACCGATCAGTTCATCGCCGAACTGGAAAAGCATCTCGCCAACAAGGAAGCCGACATCCTGAAGGTGTGA
- the pyrH gene encoding UMP kinase, with protein sequence MAYARALLKLSGEALMGDQGYGIDPAIVQAIARDVAGVVASGTQLAIVVGGGNIFRGLKGSAAGMDRATADYVGMLATVMNAITLQDGLERAGIPTRVQTAIEMQEVAEPYIRRRAIRHLEKGRVVVFGAGCGNPFFTTDTTAALRAAEIGADVVFKATKVDGVYDKDPHIHADAVRYDALTFQQVLSGELAVMDSTAIALCKDNNIPIVVFNLFEAGNIGRAVAGEPIGSRISN encoded by the coding sequence ATGGCCTACGCGCGCGCACTCCTGAAACTCAGCGGGGAAGCGCTGATGGGAGACCAGGGCTACGGGATCGATCCAGCCATTGTTCAGGCCATCGCCCGTGACGTGGCCGGTGTTGTCGCCAGCGGCACCCAGCTGGCAATCGTTGTAGGTGGTGGCAACATTTTCCGAGGGCTGAAGGGGTCAGCCGCGGGGATGGATCGGGCCACGGCGGATTACGTGGGGATGCTCGCCACTGTGATGAATGCCATCACCTTGCAAGATGGCCTCGAGCGGGCTGGCATCCCCACCAGGGTGCAGACAGCCATCGAAATGCAAGAAGTTGCTGAGCCCTACATCCGCAGGCGAGCCATCCGACACCTCGAGAAAGGGCGTGTGGTGGTCTTCGGCGCAGGGTGTGGGAACCCCTTCTTCACCACCGATACCACCGCAGCCTTAAGGGCTGCAGAGATCGGAGCGGATGTGGTTTTCAAGGCCACCAAGGTGGATGGGGTCTACGACAAAGACCCCCACATTCATGCTGATGCAGTGCGCTACGACGCACTGACCTTCCAGCAGGTTCTCAGTGGTGAATTGGCGGTGATGGACAGCACGGCCATCGCCCTCTGCAAAGACAACAACATCCCCATCGTGGTCTTCAATCTGTTCGAAGCCGGCAATATCGGCCGTGCCGTGGCAGGTGAGCCCATCGGTTCTCGCATCAGCAACTAA
- the cobO gene encoding cob(I)yrinic acid a,c-diamide adenosyltransferase: protein MSTKDLDQSAAELGMGGKLAPESDDAGYRKRMERRQQVQKQRVEERNKEKGLILVFTGQGKGKTTAGLGLVLRTLGHGERVAIVQFIKGGWEPGEARALKAFGDQVRWHALGEGFTWETQDRERDQQLVETAWQTALEYLRDAAVKLVLLDELNVALKLGYIDANTVINGLRERPALTHVAVTGRGAPTELVDAADLVTEMTLIHHPFREQGVKAQPGIEF from the coding sequence ATGAGCACGAAGGATCTCGACCAATCGGCAGCGGAGCTGGGCATGGGCGGAAAGCTTGCCCCTGAATCAGACGATGCCGGTTATCGCAAACGGATGGAGCGACGTCAGCAGGTCCAAAAACAGCGGGTGGAAGAACGCAACAAGGAAAAGGGCCTGATTCTCGTGTTCACAGGCCAGGGCAAAGGGAAAACAACGGCAGGACTGGGTCTCGTCTTGCGCACGCTCGGTCATGGTGAGCGAGTGGCCATCGTGCAGTTCATTAAGGGCGGCTGGGAACCAGGAGAAGCACGGGCGCTGAAAGCGTTCGGCGACCAGGTGCGCTGGCATGCCCTAGGCGAGGGCTTCACTTGGGAGACCCAAGACCGGGAACGGGATCAGCAGCTGGTGGAAACGGCCTGGCAGACAGCCCTGGAGTATCTGCGTGATGCAGCAGTGAAGCTGGTGCTGCTCGATGAATTGAACGTGGCTCTGAAGCTGGGCTACATCGATGCAAACACCGTGATTAACGGGTTGAGGGAACGGCCCGCGCTGACCCACGTGGCCGTGACGGGGCGCGGCGCGCCTACAGAGCTTGTGGACGCAGCCGATCTGGTCACAGAAATGACCCTGATTCACCACCCGTTCCGCGAGCAGGGCGTCAAAGCGCAGCCTGGCATTGAGTTTTAG
- a CDS encoding class I SAM-dependent methyltransferase, whose translation MSSFLRPLAYRYRWIYDAVTAVSSLSVGGVEKLRGLGLEALQPHLPTGAAVLDLCCGSGEAAAPWLAAGFAVTGLDVSPRALQLAATRHPMLQRVEGLAEEPPLRSESFTAIQLSVALHEFPRRERAMVLASALRLLQPGGWLVLVDLHPAGPWLRLPQQIFCELFETDTATAMLEDDLPSELQELGFTSVKQELLAGQALQRITAMRPIQTEQP comes from the coding sequence ATGTCGTCATTCCTGCGCCCCCTGGCCTATCGCTATCGCTGGATTTACGACGCGGTCACGGCAGTGTCATCCCTGAGCGTGGGCGGTGTGGAGAAGCTCCGAGGCTTAGGCCTTGAAGCCCTGCAACCGCATCTGCCAACTGGAGCTGCCGTGCTGGATCTCTGTTGTGGCAGCGGCGAAGCAGCCGCCCCCTGGCTCGCAGCGGGCTTTGCCGTAACGGGTCTCGATGTCTCCCCTCGTGCCTTGCAGCTGGCCGCAACTCGCCACCCGATGCTGCAACGCGTGGAGGGCCTTGCCGAAGAGCCCCCACTCCGTTCCGAGAGTTTCACCGCCATCCAACTGAGCGTCGCCCTGCATGAATTTCCCCGCCGTGAGAGGGCAATGGTGTTGGCCAGTGCTCTCCGCCTGCTCCAACCCGGCGGTTGGCTCGTGCTGGTGGACCTGCACCCGGCCGGCCCCTGGCTGCGACTGCCTCAGCAGATCTTCTGTGAGCTGTTTGAAACGGACACCGCGACCGCCATGCTGGAGGACGATCTGCCCTCCGAACTTCAAGAGCTTGGTTTCACATCTGTGAAGCAGGAGCTTCTCGCAGGGCAGGCACTGCAGCGGATCACCGCGATGCGTCCCATCCAAACCGAACAGCCATGA